One part of the Arabidopsis thaliana chromosome 1 sequence genome encodes these proteins:
- a CDS encoding B3 DNA-binding domain protein (unknown protein; BEST Arabidopsis thaliana protein match is: unknown protein (TAIR:AT1G51970.1); Has 75 Blast hits to 73 proteins in 5 species: Archae - 0; Bacteria - 0; Metazoa - 0; Fungi - 0; Plants - 75; Viruses - 0; Other Eukaryotes - 0 (source: NCBI BLink).) gives MAQNKNLNLELSLSQYVEDDPWVLKKKLSDSDLYYSAQLYLPKQEMEHFVLPEMDHDLVRKLGAGVEVKVRDVDSVDDFYTVRLKVRNGQYYLGKGWGLIKNAKVLNTGDHIGLFWDKLTREVKFKHFKSQSITMHREAGTTSTQKNVLQKK, from the coding sequence atggcaCAAAATAAGAATCTCAATCTGGAATTGAGTCTAAGCCAATATGTAGAAGATGATCCTTGGgttttaaagaagaagctaagtGACTCTGATCTTTACTATAGCGCTCAACTCTATTTACCGAAACAAGAGATGGAACACTTTGTACTTCCGGAGATGGATCATGACCTTGTCCGAAAATTGGGAGCTGGCGTTGAGGTCAAAGTCAGAGATGTTGACAGTGTTGACGATTTTTACACAGTAAGACTTAAAGTACGCAACGGCCAGTATTATCTCGGAAAAGGATGGGGCCTCATCAAAAATGCCAAGGTTTTAAACACAGGAGATCATATTGGACTCTTTTGGGATAAGTTGACAAGAGAAGTCAAGTTCAAGCATTTCAAATCTCAATCAATAACAATGCATCGCGAAGCGGGTACTACTTCGACACAGAAAAACGTATTACAGAAGAAATGA